One Centroberyx gerrardi isolate f3 chromosome 6, fCenGer3.hap1.cur.20231027, whole genome shotgun sequence genomic region harbors:
- the LOC139929782 gene encoding olfactory receptor 4E2-like, with product MVNSTQFSYFILSAYFNSGLLKYLVFMIILLLFVAIGFANFFLIVIICMNRSLHEPMYLFLCSLFVNELYGSAGLFPFLLVQIISDTHTVSASLCFLQIFCLYSYVSVEFCNLALMSYDRYLAICCPLQYNTRMTFNKVAVFTAVIWLYFFLKFLITLSLSIRLPLCGNIINSVYCHNYLVVKLTCPGTRVNKIFGLFAGTIAVLVPLIPILFSYMKILKVCFSGSKETRQKAVSTCTPHLVSLLNFSFGCCFETLHTRFDMTSVPSVLRIILSLYFLIIQPLFNPIMYGLRMSKIRKICKSLVY from the coding sequence ATGGTAAATTCTACACAGTTTTCGTATTTCATACTTAGTGCCTACTTCAACAGTGGGCTTTTGAAATACTTAGTTTTCATGATTATTCTACTTCTATTTGTTGCGATTGGTTTTGCCAATTTTTTCCTCATTGTGATTATCTGTATGAATAGAAGCTTACATGAACCTATGTATCTTTTTCTGTGCAGCCTGTTTGTAAATGAACTGTATGGCAGTGCAGGGTTGTTTCCATTCCTTCTGGTTCAGATAATCTCTGACACTCACActgtttctgcttcattatgtTTCCTGCAGATATTCTGTTTGTACTCTTATGTATCTGTTGAGTTTTGCAACTTAGCCCTCATGTCTTATGACAGGTACCTTGCTATCTGTTGCCCTTTACAATATAATACACGCATGACATTTAACAAGGTGGCTGTCTTTACTGCTGTGATTTGGTTGtacttttttctcaaattcctGATCACTCTATCCTTGAGCATTCGTTTGCCACTGTGTGGAAACATCATAAACAGTGTGTATTGTCACAACTACCTGGTTGTTAAGCTGACATGCCCTGGCACCAGAGTAAACAAAATCTTTGGGCTATTTGCTGGTACCATAGCTGTCTTAGTCCCTCTAATTCCAATCCTTTTTTCTTACATGAAGATTCTTAAAGTTTGTTTTTCCGGTTCAAAAGAGACCAGACAAAAAGCTGTTAGTACCTGCACACCTCACCTTGTTTCCCTTCTGAATTTTTCCTTTGGGTGCTGCTTTGAAACTTTGCATACCAGATTTGACATGACCAGTGTGCCCAGTGTGTTGCGTATAATTCTGTCATTGTATTTTTTGATAATCCAACCACTTTTCAATCCTATCATGTATGGACTGAGAATGTCCAAAATACGAAAGATATGTAAAAGTCTGGTCTATTGA